Proteins from a single region of Rhodovibrio salinarum DSM 9154:
- a CDS encoding TRAP transporter large permease, with amino-acid sequence MSYDLIAITMFASMMLMLLTGQRVFGAIGFVAVVSALSLYGVGGSDMAFSAAMKVMKWYPLLTLPLFVYMGYMLSESGIADDLYRMFHVWFGGMPGGLAIGTIMLMVAVSAMNGLSVAGMAIGASIALPELLRRGYDKIMVTGVIQAGSSLGILVPPSVVLVLYGMIARAPVGQLWMAGVFPGLLMASLFVIYIWVRCRLQGHMGPPLSAEERAEITWGEKLRLLQAGIWPLLIFFFMTGLFLMGVTSLVESSAVGALAATLAAIFKRRLSFYVLHETLRKTLTITCMFMWIIMAALCFGAVFDGLGASRALEGFFTGDLGLGPWEILILMQLSYLIMGTFLDDTAMLVIVAPLYVPLVGALGFDLVWYGVLYTITCQIAYMTPPFGYNLFLMRAMAPPEVTLADIYRSIIPFVAVMVLGLALVMIFPEIALWLPENYYKN; translated from the coding sequence GTGAGCTATGACCTGATCGCGATTACGATGTTCGCGTCGATGATGCTGATGCTGCTGACGGGGCAGCGGGTGTTCGGCGCGATCGGCTTCGTGGCGGTGGTTTCGGCGCTGTCGCTGTATGGGGTCGGTGGCTCCGACATGGCCTTTTCGGCGGCGATGAAGGTCATGAAGTGGTATCCGCTCCTGACCCTCCCGCTGTTCGTCTATATGGGCTACATGCTCTCGGAGAGCGGCATCGCCGACGACCTGTACCGGATGTTCCACGTCTGGTTCGGGGGCATGCCAGGCGGATTGGCGATCGGCACGATCATGTTGATGGTCGCGGTCTCCGCGATGAATGGCCTGTCGGTCGCGGGCATGGCGATCGGCGCTTCGATCGCGTTGCCGGAGTTGCTGCGCCGGGGCTACGACAAGATCATGGTGACCGGCGTCATCCAGGCGGGCAGTTCGCTCGGCATCCTGGTGCCGCCCAGCGTCGTCCTGGTGCTCTACGGCATGATCGCCCGGGCGCCGGTTGGGCAACTGTGGATGGCCGGCGTGTTCCCTGGGCTGCTGATGGCCAGCCTATTCGTCATCTACATCTGGGTGCGTTGCCGCCTGCAAGGTCACATGGGCCCGCCGCTGTCGGCCGAGGAGCGGGCGGAGATCACCTGGGGCGAAAAGCTGCGCCTGCTGCAGGCCGGTATCTGGCCGCTGTTGATCTTCTTCTTCATGACCGGGCTGTTCCTGATGGGCGTGACCAGCCTGGTGGAAAGTTCGGCGGTGGGCGCCTTGGCGGCGACGCTGGCGGCGATCTTCAAGCGGCGGCTGAGCTTCTATGTGCTGCACGAGACGTTGCGCAAGACGCTCACCATCACCTGCATGTTCATGTGGATCATCATGGCGGCGCTGTGCTTCGGCGCGGTGTTCGACGGCCTGGGCGCGAGCCGGGCGCTGGAGGGCTTCTTCACCGGCGACCTCGGGCTGGGGCCTTGGGAGATCCTGATCCTGATGCAGCTGTCCTACCTGATCATGGGCACGTTCCTAGACGACACGGCGATGCTGGTGATCGTCGCGCCGCTCTACGTGCCACTGGTGGGCGCGCTCGGCTTCGATCTGGTCTGGTACGGCGTGCTTTATACGATCACCTGCCAGATCGCCTACATGACGCCGCCGTTCGGCTACAATCTCTTCCTGATGCGCGCGATGGCGCCGCCGGAAGTCACGCTTGCCGATATCTATCGATCGATCATTCCTTTCGTCGCGGTCATGGTGCTTGGCCTCGCGCTGGTCATGATCTTCCCCGAGATCGCGCTATGGCTGCCGGAGAATTACTACAAGAACTGA
- a CDS encoding TRAP transporter substrate-binding protein, translating into MTDSSNTPKATGPAKSATRRQFIRTAGATAAVAGTGAIAAPAIKAQEPIRWRFQTYAGPALGAEVTKPIIDHFNKAANGEMEIELYYADQLVPTSELFRALQRGTIDGVHSDDDSMSAPTDVRVFGGYFPLATKHILDVPVLFQQYGLAEIWKEAYDEVDVAWLSAAGQDPCHFITKKPINSLADMDGLRLYTFPTAGQFLAKFGVIPVSIPYEDAEVAVQTGELDGMAWCGATEAYAVGWADVTDHFLTNNISGAWIGSFYANKKSLADLPDHLRELLMASIEAGHQYRNQWYWGGEARLRASGDKLKLTSIPQSEWREVEKEADKFWNEMEERSERSAKLVKIFREYNATLAKAGTPYSFE; encoded by the coding sequence ATGACCGATAGCTCGAACACCCCGAAAGCGACCGGCCCGGCCAAGTCGGCCACCCGTCGCCAATTCATCCGTACCGCCGGCGCGACGGCCGCGGTCGCCGGCACGGGCGCGATTGCGGCCCCGGCCATCAAGGCGCAAGAACCGATCCGCTGGCGCTTCCAGACCTATGCCGGTCCGGCCCTGGGCGCCGAGGTGACCAAGCCGATCATCGATCACTTCAACAAGGCGGCGAACGGCGAGATGGAAATCGAGCTGTACTACGCCGATCAGTTGGTGCCGACCAGCGAGCTATTCCGCGCCCTGCAGCGCGGCACGATCGATGGCGTGCACTCCGACGACGACAGCATGTCGGCGCCGACCGACGTGCGCGTGTTCGGTGGCTACTTCCCGCTCGCGACCAAGCACATTCTCGATGTGCCCGTGCTGTTCCAGCAGTACGGCCTGGCCGAGATCTGGAAGGAAGCCTACGACGAGGTCGACGTCGCGTGGCTGTCGGCGGCCGGGCAGGACCCTTGCCACTTCATCACCAAGAAGCCGATCAACTCGCTGGCCGACATGGATGGCCTGCGCCTCTACACCTTCCCGACCGCTGGCCAGTTCCTCGCCAAGTTCGGCGTGATTCCGGTCTCGATCCCTTACGAGGATGCCGAGGTCGCGGTGCAAACCGGCGAACTGGACGGCATGGCCTGGTGCGGCGCGACCGAAGCCTACGCCGTCGGCTGGGCGGACGTTACCGACCACTTCCTGACCAACAACATCTCGGGCGCCTGGATCGGCTCCTTCTATGCCAACAAGAAGAGCCTGGCCGATCTGCCGGATCACCTGCGCGAACTGCTGATGGCCTCGATCGAAGCGGGCCACCAATACCGCAACCAGTGGTACTGGGGCGGCGAAGCGCGGCTGCGTGCCAGCGGCGACAAGCTCAAGCTGACCTCGATCCCGCAATCGGAATGGCGCGAGGTCGAGAAGGAAGCGGATAAGTTCTGGAACGAGATGGAAGAGCGTAGCGAGCGCTCGGCGAAGCTGGTCAAGATCTTCCGCGAATACAACGCGACCCTCGCGAAGGCGGGCACGCCCTATTCCTTCGAGTAG
- a CDS encoding glutamine synthetase family protein, whose product MTGKLSLDDLRQEVQTGAIDTVIAAQVDMQGRLVGKRFHAQHFVDSAWEETHSCNYLLATDMEMETVPGYKATSWETGYGDYTMCPDLETLRRIPWLEGTALVLCDTIDHDTHKPVPHAPRSMLKRQVERLEGMGLKAMMASELEFFLFKESFEEAHAKGYRDLSPISPYNEDYHIFQTTKEEKVMRAIRNGLHGADIPVENSKGEACQGQEEINVRYDEALAMADRHALIKNGCKEIAWQQGHALSFMAKWSYAAAGSSSHIHQSLVGLDGTPVFYDPDRPYGMSAMMRHYMAGLLYHADAITFFLAPHINSYKRFQAGTFAPTKAIWSRDNRTAGYRVCGPDTKAVRVECRVGGADLNGHLACAALLAAGIDGIERGLELEPEFQGNAYDGDDVREIPKTLRDAAELMNQSEMLRTAFGSEVIDHYVHAARWEQFEYDRRVTDWETARGFERA is encoded by the coding sequence ATGACCGGCAAGCTATCGCTCGACGACTTGCGCCAAGAAGTCCAGACAGGCGCCATCGACACCGTGATCGCCGCCCAGGTCGACATGCAGGGCCGGCTGGTGGGGAAGCGCTTCCACGCCCAGCATTTCGTCGATTCCGCCTGGGAGGAAACGCACAGCTGTAACTACCTGCTGGCCACCGACATGGAGATGGAGACGGTCCCCGGCTACAAGGCGACCAGCTGGGAGACCGGTTACGGCGACTACACGATGTGTCCCGATCTGGAGACACTGCGCCGGATTCCCTGGCTCGAGGGCACCGCGCTCGTGCTGTGCGACACGATCGATCACGACACCCACAAGCCGGTGCCGCATGCCCCGCGCAGCATGCTGAAACGTCAGGTCGAGCGGCTGGAGGGTATGGGCCTGAAGGCCATGATGGCCTCCGAGCTGGAGTTCTTCCTGTTCAAGGAATCCTTCGAGGAGGCGCACGCCAAGGGGTACCGCGACCTCTCCCCGATCAGCCCGTATAACGAGGACTATCACATCTTCCAGACGACCAAGGAAGAGAAGGTGATGCGCGCCATTCGCAACGGGCTGCACGGCGCGGACATACCGGTCGAGAACTCCAAGGGCGAAGCTTGTCAGGGACAGGAGGAGATCAACGTCCGCTATGACGAGGCGTTGGCGATGGCGGATCGGCACGCGCTGATCAAGAACGGCTGCAAGGAGATCGCCTGGCAGCAGGGCCACGCGCTGTCGTTCATGGCGAAGTGGAGCTATGCGGCCGCCGGCAGCTCCTCGCACATCCACCAGTCGCTGGTCGGACTCGATGGCACGCCGGTGTTCTACGATCCCGATCGGCCGTACGGCATGTCGGCGATGATGCGCCATTACATGGCCGGACTGCTGTATCACGCGGATGCGATCACCTTCTTCCTGGCGCCGCACATCAACTCCTACAAGCGCTTCCAGGCCGGCACCTTCGCGCCGACCAAAGCGATCTGGAGCCGCGACAACCGCACGGCGGGCTATCGCGTCTGCGGTCCGGACACCAAGGCGGTGCGTGTAGAATGCCGGGTCGGCGGCGCGGACCTGAACGGGCATCTTGCCTGCGCCGCGCTGCTCGCCGCCGGGATCGACGGGATCGAGCGGGGCCTGGAGCTGGAGCCGGAGTTCCAGGGCAACGCCTACGACGGCGATGACGTACGCGAGATTCCGAAGACGCTACGCGACGCCGCCGAGTTGATGAACCAATCGGAGATGCTGCGCACCGCCTTCGGTTCGGAAGTCATCGACCACTATGTTCACGCCGCCCGTTGGGAACAGTTTGAATACGACCGTCGGGTGACCGACTGGGAAACCGCCAGAGGATTCGAACGCGCATGA
- a CDS encoding M20/M25/M40 family metallo-hydrolase — MSESNAPWTQPMPQEQFQRMRDILAAPSPVGLEGAMTYGVLKPYFESFAPQSWAVHQFTGHAGIVLDSHPGEDERFKIMVIGHADKIRMQVRSVGEDGKIWINSDSFLPTTLIGHEVTLFSENPKTPGQYRKIEGGTVEAVGAIHFADPAVRAGDKGIKKEQLYVELQIHGENKKQQVENLGVRAGDSIILNRPIRHGFSPDTFYGAYLDNGLGCFVAAEAARLVAEAGGPNNVRMLTAIASYEEIGRMGSRVMAGELEPDAIIAVDVNHDYKAAPGVGDKKFNPLEMGKGFTLSVGSIASEQLNAVIEQTAKDHDIPMQRDVCGADTGTDGMAGVLASVDCAATSIGFPIRNMHTISETGNTKDTLAAAHAVAKSILALDARDDGREKLRAQFRNNHPRLDTAEPLTHQGSEKPKEQGKED, encoded by the coding sequence ATGAGCGAAAGCAACGCGCCCTGGACCCAGCCGATGCCCCAGGAGCAATTCCAGCGCATGCGCGACATCCTGGCCGCGCCCAGCCCCGTCGGGCTGGAGGGCGCGATGACCTATGGCGTGCTCAAGCCGTACTTCGAGTCCTTCGCACCGCAGAGCTGGGCCGTGCATCAGTTCACCGGTCACGCCGGCATCGTCCTGGACAGCCATCCGGGCGAGGACGAGCGTTTCAAGATCATGGTGATCGGCCACGCCGACAAGATCCGCATGCAGGTACGCTCAGTCGGCGAGGACGGCAAGATCTGGATCAACAGCGACAGCTTCCTGCCCACCACCCTGATCGGCCACGAGGTCACGCTGTTCAGCGAGAATCCAAAGACGCCCGGCCAGTACCGCAAGATCGAGGGCGGCACGGTTGAGGCCGTGGGCGCGATCCACTTCGCCGACCCGGCCGTGCGCGCCGGCGACAAGGGGATCAAGAAGGAGCAGCTCTACGTCGAACTGCAGATCCACGGTGAGAACAAGAAGCAGCAGGTCGAGAACCTGGGCGTGCGCGCGGGCGATTCCATCATCCTGAACCGCCCGATCCGGCACGGTTTCAGTCCGGACACCTTCTACGGCGCCTATCTCGACAACGGCCTGGGCTGCTTCGTCGCCGCGGAGGCCGCGCGCCTGGTCGCCGAGGCCGGTGGCCCGAACAACGTGCGCATGCTGACCGCGATCGCCAGCTACGAGGAGATCGGCCGGATGGGCAGCCGGGTGATGGCCGGCGAGCTGGAGCCGGACGCGATCATCGCGGTTGACGTCAACCACGACTACAAGGCCGCGCCCGGTGTCGGCGACAAGAAGTTCAACCCGCTGGAGATGGGCAAGGGGTTCACGCTTTCGGTCGGGTCGATTGCCAGCGAGCAGCTGAACGCGGTGATCGAACAGACCGCCAAAGACCATGATATCCCGATGCAGCGCGACGTTTGCGGGGCCGATACCGGAACCGACGGCATGGCCGGCGTGCTCGCGAGTGTCGACTGCGCGGCGACCTCGATCGGCTTCCCGATCCGCAACATGCACACGATCTCGGAAACCGGAAACACCAAGGACACGCTCGCCGCGGCCCACGCCGTCGCCAAATCAATCCTGGCGCTGGACGCCCGCGACGACGGCCGCGAGAAGCTGCGCGCCCAGTTCCGCAACAACCACCCGCGCCTCGATACGGCCGAACCGCTGACCCATCAGGGCAGCGAGAAGCCGAAGGAGCAGGGCAAGGAGGACTGA
- a CDS encoding DUF2867 domain-containing protein, translating into MADSDTKTSGSAEPQRHNPILVFGASGYIGRHLVPALRAEGYKVRAAARRLAPLEAEGWDSVELVQADAHDPDTLPKALNGVSTAYFLVHSMADGSDFPERERRAAATFAQAAEQAGVERIVYLGGLAPKDTASMHLASRVATGEELRRGQVPVSELRAPVIVGPGSIAFEVMRDLAAYLPIMVTPKWVRAESPPIALDDLLGDLVALPQRTPADNTIYETGGPEQLSYEQMLRTIARELGRPAPIIIPVPFVSPELSSYWLAFVSATPTDVARALIGGLKHDLSADDGPLRQRIPRDPMPFDAAVRRAFEKEKAFVAHTRWREGAFNLRGERQDIGYYAKKMSRAATTPVDVETLWRALSDVGTREAGYFFLSGLWEVRKGLDRLLGGRPAGHRRPGRAPEPGERFDMWEVLAAERPKRLTLKIRAVVPGRGGLEFEIDETQDGHSRLTATMYWHPAGAPGLLYWYKLGPPHAVLLQGMVARICQRAEASRAAHPRGSRPGLRPRPAR; encoded by the coding sequence ATGGCGGATAGCGATACGAAGACAAGCGGTTCGGCTGAGCCACAGCGGCACAACCCCATCCTGGTGTTCGGCGCGAGCGGCTACATCGGGCGGCATCTGGTGCCAGCCCTGCGCGCGGAAGGCTACAAGGTGCGCGCCGCCGCCCGCCGGCTGGCGCCGTTGGAAGCCGAGGGATGGGATAGCGTCGAACTCGTGCAGGCGGATGCGCACGACCCCGACACGCTGCCCAAAGCCCTGAATGGCGTCTCGACCGCCTATTTCCTCGTCCACTCGATGGCCGACGGCAGCGATTTCCCGGAACGCGAGCGGCGGGCCGCCGCGACCTTCGCCCAGGCGGCGGAACAGGCCGGTGTAGAGCGGATCGTCTACCTGGGCGGTCTGGCGCCGAAGGACACGGCGTCGATGCACCTGGCCTCCCGCGTCGCCACAGGCGAGGAATTGCGCCGCGGTCAGGTGCCGGTGAGCGAACTGCGCGCACCGGTCATCGTTGGCCCCGGCTCCATCGCCTTTGAGGTGATGCGCGACCTGGCCGCCTACCTGCCGATCATGGTGACGCCCAAATGGGTCCGGGCGGAGTCACCCCCGATCGCGCTGGATGATCTTCTGGGCGACTTGGTTGCCCTGCCCCAGCGCACCCCGGCCGACAACACGATCTACGAGACGGGGGGTCCCGAGCAGCTAAGCTACGAGCAGATGCTGCGCACGATCGCCCGCGAACTGGGCCGGCCAGCGCCGATCATCATCCCGGTTCCCTTCGTCTCGCCGGAGCTGTCGAGTTACTGGCTGGCGTTCGTTTCCGCTACGCCCACCGACGTCGCGCGCGCCCTGATCGGCGGGCTGAAGCACGACCTCTCGGCCGACGACGGGCCGCTGCGTCAGCGCATCCCGCGTGATCCCATGCCCTTCGACGCCGCGGTTCGCCGGGCGTTCGAGAAGGAGAAGGCGTTCGTGGCCCACACGCGCTGGCGCGAGGGCGCCTTCAACCTGCGCGGCGAGCGCCAAGACATCGGCTACTACGCCAAAAAGATGTCGCGTGCCGCGACCACGCCGGTCGACGTCGAAACGCTTTGGCGGGCGCTGTCGGACGTCGGCACGCGGGAGGCCGGCTACTTCTTCCTCTCCGGCCTGTGGGAGGTGCGCAAGGGTCTCGACCGGCTGCTGGGCGGCCGGCCCGCCGGCCATCGCCGTCCGGGCCGCGCCCCAGAACCCGGCGAGCGTTTCGATATGTGGGAAGTGCTGGCGGCCGAACGGCCAAAGCGCCTGACGCTCAAGATTCGTGCGGTCGTCCCCGGGCGCGGCGGGCTGGAGTTCGAGATCGACGAAACGCAGGACGGCCATAGCCGCCTGACCGCGACGATGTACTGGCACCCGGCCGGCGCGCCTGGCCTGCTCTACTGGTACAAACTGGGGCCGCCACATGCGGTGCTGCTGCAGGGCATGGTCGCGCGCATCTGCCAACGCGCGGAGGCCAGCCGCGCGGCCCATCCACGCGGCAGTCGGCCCGGTCTGCGCCCGCGTCCGGCGCGCTGA
- a CDS encoding iron-containing alcohol dehydrogenase: protein MSSTGPLTGNWSYPANIRFGAGRIQELADACQAAGIKKPLLITDGGLKDNPITQRALDLLEAGGLGRALFADVRPNPNELDLKAGIEAFKAGGHDGVVAFGGGSGLDLGKLVAFMADQTLPVWDFEDIGDWWKRADWDAIHPNIAVPTTAGTGSEVGRAGVLTNSETHVKKIIFHPKVLPSVVICDPELTCGMPPKITVGTGMDAFAHCLEAYCSPHYHPMSQGIALEGMRLVKDNLPKVVANPNDVDARAHMMSAAAMGAVAFQKGLGAIHSISHPVGAIYDTHHGTTNAVVMPMVLQFNKAEIADKLALAAKYLEIDGGFDGFYDFVVAFRRELGVPDKLGELGVGRDRFDEIAAMAVEDPSAGGNPVKLTVENVKQLLDACV from the coding sequence ATGTCGTCTACTGGGCCGCTTACCGGGAACTGGAGCTATCCGGCCAACATCCGCTTCGGCGCCGGGCGGATTCAGGAACTGGCCGATGCCTGCCAGGCCGCCGGCATCAAGAAGCCGCTACTGATCACCGATGGCGGCTTGAAGGACAACCCGATCACCCAGCGGGCCCTGGATCTGCTGGAGGCCGGCGGTTTGGGCCGCGCGCTGTTCGCGGACGTTCGCCCGAACCCGAACGAACTGGACCTCAAGGCCGGCATCGAGGCGTTCAAGGCCGGCGGGCACGACGGCGTCGTTGCCTTTGGCGGCGGTTCCGGCCTGGACCTCGGCAAGCTGGTCGCCTTCATGGCCGACCAGACCTTGCCGGTCTGGGACTTCGAGGACATCGGCGACTGGTGGAAGCGGGCCGATTGGGACGCGATCCATCCCAACATCGCCGTGCCGACAACCGCCGGCACCGGCTCCGAGGTTGGCCGCGCGGGCGTGCTGACCAACTCCGAAACCCACGTGAAGAAGATCATCTTCCACCCGAAGGTGTTGCCGAGCGTGGTGATCTGCGATCCGGAACTGACCTGCGGCATGCCGCCCAAGATCACGGTCGGCACCGGGATGGACGCCTTCGCCCACTGCCTGGAGGCCTACTGCTCGCCGCACTACCACCCGATGAGCCAGGGCATCGCCCTGGAAGGTATGCGGCTGGTGAAAGACAACCTGCCCAAGGTGGTCGCCAATCCGAACGACGTCGACGCCCGCGCGCACATGATGAGTGCCGCGGCGATGGGCGCGGTCGCCTTCCAGAAGGGCCTGGGCGCGATCCACTCGATCAGCCACCCGGTGGGGGCGATCTACGACACCCACCACGGCACCACCAACGCCGTTGTGATGCCGATGGTGCTGCAGTTCAACAAGGCCGAGATCGCCGACAAGCTGGCGTTGGCCGCGAAATATCTGGAAATCGACGGCGGCTTCGACGGCTTCTACGACTTCGTCGTGGCCTTCCGTCGCGAGCTGGGTGTGCCGGACAAGCTGGGCGAGCTTGGCGTCGGCCGCGACCGCTTCGACGAGATCGCGGCGATGGCCGTCGAAGACCCGAGCGCCGGCGGCAACCCGGTCAAGCTCACGGTCGAGAACGTCAAGCAGCTGCTCGACGCCTGCGTGTAG
- a CDS encoding aldehyde dehydrogenase family protein has protein sequence MSSKDAAGQPAVIRCISPIDGSVAAERTAVTRDQADKAVAAARAAQADWAARPIAERVRLVQAGVARLGEMNDEVVPELARMMGRPVRYGGEFGGTKERADYMAEIAESALAPYVVEASDTFERRIEREPHGVVFVIAPWNYPYMTAINVLAPALMAGNAVILKHAAQTLLVGERMVRAMVEAGVPEAVCQNIFLDHGTTEGLLQDRAFDFVNFTGSVNGGRAIERAAAGTFVPLGLELGGKDPGYVMDDADLDAAVDGLMDGAMFNSGQCCCGIERIYVHESLYEAFVEKAVALMSKSVLGDPLDEKTTLGPMANQRFADEVRAQIREAVAQGATPQIDPKLFPADDGQGTYLAPQILTGVSHDMRVMRDESFGPVVGIMPVKDDAKAVRLMNDSPFGLTASLWTRDAKRAAAIGAQIETGTVFMNRCDYLDPALCWTGCKDTGRGGALSVIGFHNLTRPKSYHLKKG, from the coding sequence ATGAGTTCTAAAGACGCGGCCGGGCAGCCGGCCGTCATTCGCTGCATTTCGCCGATCGACGGCTCGGTCGCCGCCGAACGCACCGCCGTCACCCGCGATCAAGCCGATAAGGCCGTCGCCGCGGCTCGCGCTGCACAGGCAGATTGGGCTGCCCGCCCGATTGCCGAACGGGTGCGTCTGGTCCAGGCCGGGGTCGCGCGCCTGGGCGAGATGAACGACGAGGTGGTGCCAGAGCTGGCCCGCATGATGGGGCGGCCGGTCCGCTACGGCGGGGAATTCGGCGGCACCAAGGAGCGCGCCGACTACATGGCAGAGATCGCGGAGAGTGCGCTTGCGCCCTACGTGGTCGAAGCCTCGGACACCTTCGAACGGCGGATCGAGCGGGAGCCGCATGGCGTCGTCTTCGTGATCGCGCCATGGAACTACCCCTATATGACCGCGATCAACGTGCTGGCCCCGGCCTTGATGGCCGGCAACGCGGTGATCCTGAAACACGCCGCCCAAACCCTGCTGGTCGGCGAGCGGATGGTCCGCGCGATGGTCGAGGCCGGCGTGCCGGAAGCGGTCTGCCAGAACATCTTCCTCGATCACGGCACGACCGAGGGTCTGCTGCAGGATCGCGCCTTCGACTTCGTGAACTTCACCGGGTCGGTGAACGGGGGGCGCGCGATCGAACGCGCGGCAGCTGGAACCTTTGTGCCGCTCGGCCTGGAGCTTGGCGGCAAGGATCCGGGCTATGTCATGGACGACGCCGACCTGGACGCGGCCGTCGACGGGCTGATGGACGGCGCGATGTTCAACAGCGGCCAGTGCTGCTGCGGCATCGAGCGGATCTACGTCCACGAGAGCCTGTACGAAGCCTTCGTCGAGAAGGCGGTCGCGCTGATGTCCAAGAGCGTCCTCGGCGATCCGCTGGACGAGAAGACCACGCTGGGCCCGATGGCTAACCAGCGCTTCGCCGACGAGGTCCGCGCCCAGATCCGCGAGGCGGTCGCCCAGGGCGCGACCCCGCAGATCGACCCCAAGCTGTTCCCGGCGGACGACGGGCAGGGGACCTACCTCGCCCCGCAGATCCTGACTGGCGTCAGCCATGACATGCGGGTGATGCGCGATGAGAGCTTCGGCCCGGTGGTCGGCATCATGCCGGTCAAGGACGACGCGAAAGCCGTGCGGCTGATGAACGACAGTCCGTTCGGCCTGACCGCCTCATTGTGGACGCGCGATGCCAAGCGTGCGGCGGCGATCGGCGCCCAGATCGAGACCGGCACGGTGTTCATGAACCGCTGCGACTATCTCGACCCGGCGTTGTGCTGGACGGGCTGCAAGGACACCGGACGGGGCGGGGCGCTCTCGGTGATCGGCTTCCATAACCTGACGCGCCCCAAATCCTACCATCTGAAGAAGGGCTAA
- a CDS encoding acyl-CoA synthetase translates to MLPDVQGYDALVRDFRWNMPARYNIAEACCDRWAAATPDAPALIRCRDAGVQAVSFRTLRQRADKLANALQALGVTRGDRVGILLPQCVEAAEAHLAVYKLGAVAIPLFTLFGPDALAYRLADSGAKALIGTAEELGTVQAIADQVPDLRHWIAVHGDAPGAHGYEALLTRARDRFETADTAADEPAVVIYTSGTTGNPKGALHAHRVLLGHLPGVEFPHEMFPKPGDRFWTPADWAWIGGLLDVLLPALAHGVPVVAHRFAKFDPEQALALMAATEVRNTFMPPTALKMLRQVDRPAERFGVRLRSIGSGGETLGAELLDWGRDAFGLTINEFYGQTECNLVVGNCAGQMAVRPGAMGRPIPGHTVAVLDADGHPLPPGQEGRVAIRAPDPVMFLEYLNKPEATRAKFTGDWLLTGDTATTDQDGYLWFVGRDDDVITSAGYRIGPGEVEDCLGAHPAVAMVAVVGVPDELRGQRIKAFIVLNPGHDAGDTLTCALQDHVKTRLAAHEYPREIAYVPALPLTATGKIKRKDLRERGADACPAG, encoded by the coding sequence ATGCTGCCCGACGTGCAGGGGTATGACGCCCTGGTGCGCGATTTCCGCTGGAACATGCCCGCGCGCTACAACATCGCGGAAGCCTGCTGCGACCGCTGGGCGGCGGCGACACCGGATGCGCCGGCGCTGATTCGATGTCGCGATGCGGGAGTGCAGGCGGTCAGCTTCCGCACATTGCGTCAACGTGCGGATAAGCTGGCGAACGCGCTGCAGGCGCTTGGCGTCACACGCGGTGACCGGGTGGGCATCCTACTCCCGCAGTGCGTCGAGGCGGCGGAAGCGCACCTCGCGGTCTACAAGCTGGGCGCGGTCGCGATCCCGCTGTTTACTCTGTTTGGCCCTGACGCGCTGGCCTACCGCCTGGCGGACAGTGGCGCCAAGGCCCTGATCGGCACGGCCGAGGAGCTGGGGACAGTCCAGGCCATAGCCGACCAGGTCCCGGACTTACGCCACTGGATCGCCGTCCACGGCGACGCGCCGGGCGCGCACGGCTACGAAGCTCTGCTCACACGGGCGCGCGACCGGTTCGAGACGGCCGACACGGCCGCCGACGAGCCGGCCGTGGTGATTTACACCTCCGGCACCACCGGCAATCCCAAGGGGGCGCTGCACGCTCACCGGGTACTCTTGGGCCACCTGCCAGGCGTCGAGTTTCCACACGAGATGTTTCCCAAGCCGGGCGACCGCTTCTGGACACCGGCGGATTGGGCCTGGATCGGCGGACTACTCGACGTGCTGCTGCCCGCGCTGGCCCACGGCGTGCCGGTGGTGGCGCACCGCTTCGCCAAGTTCGATCCGGAACAGGCGTTGGCCCTGATGGCGGCGACGGAAGTGCGCAACACCTTCATGCCGCCCACCGCACTCAAGATGCTGCGCCAGGTCGACCGACCAGCCGAGCGGTTCGGCGTGCGCCTGCGCTCGATCGGCAGCGGCGGCGAGACGCTGGGCGCGGAGCTGCTGGACTGGGGGCGTGACGCCTTCGGGCTCACGATCAACGAGTTTTACGGTCAGACCGAATGCAATCTGGTGGTCGGCAACTGTGCCGGGCAGATGGCGGTGCGCCCCGGCGCGATGGGTCGGCCGATCCCTGGGCATACGGTTGCGGTACTGGACGCCGACGGGCACCCGCTCCCGCCTGGCCAAGAAGGCCGCGTAGCGATCCGGGCGCCCGACCCGGTGATGTTCCTGGAATACCTGAACAAGCCGGAGGCGACCCGGGCCAAGTTCACGGGCGACTGGCTGCTGACCGGCGACACCGCGACCACAGATCAAGACGGCTACCTCTGGTTCGTCGGCCGGGATGACGACGTCATCACCTCCGCCGGCTACCGGATCGGCCCCGGCGAGGTCGAGGACTGCCTGGGCGCGCACCCGGCCGTGGCCATGGTCGCGGTGGTCGGCGTGCCGGACGAACTGCGTGGGCAGCGGATCAAGGCGTTTATCGTCTTGAACCCGGGTCACGACGCCGGGGACACGCTGACCTGCGCACTGCAAGACCATGTGAAGACCAGGCTCGCCGCCCACGAATACCCGCGCGAAATCGCCTACGTCCCCGCCCTGCCCCTGACCGCCACCGGCAAGATCAAGCGTAAGGACCTGCGCGAACGCGGCGCGGACGCGTGTCCGGCCGGGTGA